In the Arachis ipaensis cultivar K30076 chromosome B10, Araip1.1, whole genome shotgun sequence genome, one interval contains:
- the LOC107622370 gene encoding LOW QUALITY PROTEIN: uncharacterized protein LOC107622370 (The sequence of the model RefSeq protein was modified relative to this genomic sequence to represent the inferred CDS: substituted 1 base at 1 genomic stop codon) encodes MEEEAVGEGSEAVRRARKLLFRRMLVGIKDGRFFLGGFYCIDKQGNIILQDAVEYRTTRRSSPSSLEETTLLVFDRXLATCHVDCSIDEQLSLLSLT; translated from the exons ATGGAAGAAGAAGCAGTTGGAGAAGGGTCGGAGGCGGTTCGGCGGGCGAGGAAGCTGCTGTTTCGGCGAATGCTGGTGGGGATCAAGGATGGAAGATTCTTTTTGGGCGGATTCTACTGCATCGACAAGCAAGGCAACATCATTCTCCAGGATGCCGTCGAGTATCGCACCACTCGCCGATCCTCTCCGTCTTCCCT AGAAGAGACTACTCTACTTGTATTCGATCGTTAATTGGCCACGTGTCATGTTGATTGCTCTATCGACGAACAGTTGTCCCTTCTATCTCTTACTTAG
- the LOC107622367 gene encoding KH domain-containing protein At4g18375, with product MGETGKRYRNQRDHDGNGKNQKRRVNDIVERGNDELIIYRILCPDGVIGNVIGKNGKVINTIRQETRAKVKVVDPFPGAKDRVVTIYCYVKQKEEFEVDDELNNMQPLCAAQDALLKVHSVISNAMEAVGDSEKKQKDKEECQILVPSSQSANIIGKAGATIKKLRVKTRTNIKVIAKDRANPAHSCAMDFDNFVLITGESEAVKRALFAVSSIMYKFSPKEDIPLDTTVPEVPPSLIIPSDIPIYPPGRLYPTSDPIIPPRPVPQILGATNVHDLQGYADSGNAWSLYSSALPAVSDPGGSQSEELIVRMLCPSDKIGCVIGKGGSIIKNIRQASGARIEVDDSKARHDECLITITATESSSDLKSMAVEAVLLLQGTINDEDDTPVSIRLLVPSKIIGCIIGKSGSIINEIRKRTRADIRISKSNKPKIADVNDELVEVVGGVDCVRDALIQIVLRLRDDVLKERDTGRNPPPIGSESFYSGGSVLPVRSVIPPVPDVPAPLAYDQRTESGTGLNMLSSSSLHGFGSYSMGENGYGSMSSYGYKLYGGLPPTSTMEMLVPANAVSKVFGRGGANIANIRKISGATVEISETKSSRGDRIALISGTPEQKHAAENLIQAFIMAT from the exons ATGGGGGAGACTGGGAAACGATATCGCAATCAAAGGGACCATGATGGAAACGGGAAGAATCAAAAGCGGCGTGTGAATGACATAGTTGAAAGGGGAAATGATGAATTGATTATCTATAGAATACTGTGTCCAGATGGAGTTATTGGGAATGTCATTGGTAAGAATGGAAAAGTCATCAATACAATAAGGCAGGAGACTAGGGCAAAAGTCAAGGTGGTGGATCCATTTCCTGGTGCCAAGGACCGGGTTGTAACAATTTACTGCTATGTTAAGCAGAAGGAAGAATTTGAGGTTGATGATGAGCTCAATAATATGCAGCCTTTATGTGCTGCCCAAGATGCTCTTCTCAAGGTTCATTCTGTCATTTCAAATGCCATGGAAGCCGTTGGAGATTCTGAAAAGAAACAGAAGGATAAGGAAGAATGCCAAATCCTTGTTCCATCAAGCCAGTCTGCAAATATCATTGGTAAGGCTGGGGCTACCATTAAAAAATTGAGGGTAAAGACAAGGACAAATATCAAGGTTATTGCAAAGGATAGGGCCAATCCGGCACACTCATGTGCTATGGACTTTGACAATTTTGTGTTG ATTACTGGTGAATCAGAAGCTGTTAAAAGAGCATTGTTTGCAGTTTCTTCTATTATGTACAAGTTCTCTCCAAAGGAGGACATCCCTCTTGACACTACAGTACCAGAAGTCCCTCCTAGCCTTATAATTCCTTCAGACATTCCAATTTATCCACCTGGCAGACTATACCCAACTTCAGATCCTATTATCCCACCTAGACCTGTTCCTCAAATCCTAGGTGCAACAAATGTACATGATCTGCAAGGTTACGCTGATTCAGGAAATGCATGGTCTCTGTACTCATCTGCACTTCCAGCCGTTTCTGATCCTGGTGGTTCACAATCTGAGGAATTAATTGTTAGAATGCTATGCCCCTCTGACAAGATTGGATGTGTCATCGGGAAGGGAGGaagtataattaaaaatataaggcAGGCTAGTGGTGCTCGTATCGAGGTTGATGATTCCAAGGCTCGTCACGATGAGTGTTTAATCACTATAACTGCAACAGAG TCATCAAGTGATCTGAAATCCATGGCAGTGGAAGCTGTTTTGCTTCTGCAAGGGACAATAAATGATGAAGATGACACCCCAGTTTCAATCCGGCTCCTAGTTCCATCCAAAATTATAGGATGTATTATTGGGAAAAGTGGCTCAATCATAAACGAAATTCGGAAGCGGACTAGAGCAGATATTCGAATCTCGAAAAGCAATAAGCCTAAAATTGCTGATGTGAATGACGAACTTGTTGAG GTGGTTGGTGGAGTTGATTGTGTGAGAGATGCACTAATCCAGATTGTATTAAGACTGCGGGATGATGTATTGAAAGAAAGGGACACTGGCCGTAATCCTCCCCCTATAGGTTCTGAATCATTTTATTCAGGTGGTTCTGTTCTTCCAGTGAGATCTGTCATCCCTCCAGTTCCTGATGTCCCTGCTCCATTGGCTTATGATCAGAGGACTGAAAGTGGAACTGGGCTAAACATGCTTTCTTCCAGCAGCTTGCATGGTTTTGGATCTTATTCG ATGGGAGAAAATGGCTATGGATCTATGTCTTCGTATGGCTACAAGCTATATGGAGG TTTGCCTCCCACATCAACTATGGAGATGTTGGTCCCAGCTAATGCTGTAAGCAAAGTGTTTGGTAGAGGAGGGGCAAATATAGCTAATATTAGGAAG ATTTCTGGAGCAACAGTAGAGATTTCTGAAACCAAATCTTCCCGAGGTGATCGTATAGCTCTTATATCGGGTACACCGGAACAAAAACATGCAGCTGAAAACTTGATCCAGGCATTTATAATGGCCACATAA